Sequence from the Streptomyces sp. R33 genome:
GTAGGACGGCATGCTGTGCTCTCCTCGGGTACGAGACGGGACGCCATCCACCCTCGACCGCGAGCCGGTCCGCCGAAACGGCCACCGGTACCTGTTCCGGGGCAGCACGGATGCCCGCAGGTGCAGCCCATGGCGGTGCCCCTTCGGGCAGGCAAGGGTGCCCCGGGGCCTCTGACCGGCCTCGGGGAGCCGACGTAGCGTCGTGGCGTGAGCCTTTGGACTTCTTTGGAACCTGCCTCCGCGACCGTGGATCCGGGCGGCAGCACCACCGTTCGGTTGCGGCTGCGCAACACCGGTGATGTCGTCGACGAGTACCTCTTCGAGCCGGTCGGCGACATCGCACCGTGGACCACCGTGGAACCGGCCACGCTCCGCCTGTATCCGGGGACCACGGGGACGGTGGAGCTGACGTTCGCGCCACCGCGCACGCCCGACGCGACGGCCGGCCCGAACCCGTACGCCGTACGCATCACACCGACCGAGCACCCCGAGGCGGTCACCGTTCCCGAGGGCAACCTCACCATCACTCCGTTCACCGAGGTACGCGCGGAGCTGGTCCCGCCCACCGTCAAGGGCCGCTTCCGCGGACGCCCCAGGCTCGCCATCGACAACGTCGGCAACACCACGCTCACCGCGTCCATCAGCGGCAGCGACAACGGCGACGAGCTCTCGTACGACATCCGGCCGAGCAACGTCCAGATCCAGCCGGGCCGCGCCGCGTTCGTGAAGACGACGCTCAAGCCACGCGACGTCATCTGGTTCGGTTCGAAGCAGCAGCGGCCGTACACGCTGGCCGTGCAACGCTCGGGGGCGGCCCCGCTGAGCGTCGACGGCAGGTACGTCCAGCGCGGGTTCCTGCCCGGCTGGCTCGCCACCCTCCTCGGAATCCTCCTGGCACTCACCATCACGTTCCTGATGCTCTGGATCGCGTACAAGCCCCAAGTCCGCAGCGCCGCCACGGAGAAGCTCCAAGAGGCCGGTGCGAATACGCTCGCGCCGCCTGGTCCGAGTGCCGCCGGGGAGCCCAGCCCCGCACCGTCGCCCCCCTTGGCCCCGCCTGCCGAACCGGCTCCGTCGAAGGCTCCTGAGGGCTCCGGCGGGGGCGGCGGAGGCGGAGGCGGCGGGGGAGGTGCCGCGAAGCCCCCGGCGGGCGAGCAGAAACCCGGGCCGCAGACCGTGAACAACGTCCTGCTGAGGCTCAAGCCGGCCAAGGTGTGCGCCGACCTCCCGGGCGCAGGCGCGGCCGACCGGGGTGCTCCGGGCAACACGGCCACCTGCAATCCCGGCACGCAGGACAACCAGCTCTGGAACGTGGAGCTGGTGAGCAAGAACGCGGGGCCCTACGGTGCCGCCCTGTTCCAGATCCGCAACGTCAAGAGCGGACACTGCCTGGACCTGCCGGGCGGGTTCGGCGAGAAGCCCACCGGCACCGAGGTGGACGTGTTCGGCTGCAATGGCAACATCAGCGGAAACCAGCTGTGGTGGCTGGAGAAGAAGGACGACGATTCCTACTGGATTCGCAACCACACGAGCAACGGCCGGTGCCTGGACTGGACGGGCCCCAGCACGGCCGCCACGTCGGCCAGGCTCAGGCTGAGGATCAATGACTGCCGCAAGGGTGAGGATCTGTGGCAGATCCTCAACCCCACTCAGCCGAACTGGCAGGCCCTCCGCCCCGTCCCCTGACCGGGTCGTTCGGTGCCGGGCGAGGGGCGGCTGCCACCAGCCGCCCCTCGCCCGTTGTCGGCCGCCCGCGCCCGCTACCAACCGCCCTCACCCGGCACCAGGCGGCCCGCCTTGCGGTACTCGCGGCGGGCCCCCTCCAGCAGGTCGGCGGTGGTGACCGGATCGCCGCGACCAGCCGCGGCGTAGGCGGCGGTGACGACGGCGCTGCGGATCGACCCGCCGGCCAGCTCGAAGTCGCGGGCGCACGCGCCGGGGTCGGTGCCCTCCGCGCACGGCACGCGGACGAGGCTGTGCCGCCACAGGGCCAGCCGCTGCTGGGCGTCTGGGAAGGGGAAGTCGATCACCAGGTCGAGCCGCCGGGTGAACGCCTCGTCGATGTTCGCCCGCAGATTGGTGGTGAGCAGGGCGATGCCGTCGAAGGACTCCAGGCGCTGGAGCAGGTAGGCGCTCTCCATGTTGGCGTAGCGGTCGTGCGAATCCTTGACCTCGGAACGCTTGCCGAAAACGGCGTCGGCCTCGTCGAACAAGAGCACGGCGTCGGTGCGCCCGGCCTCGGTGAAGATCCGCTCCAGGTTCTTCTCGGTCTCGCCCACGTACTTGTCGACGATCGAGGACAGCTGGACGACGTAGAGATCGAGGCCGAGTTCGGCGGCGACGACCTCGGCCGACATCGTCTTTCCGGTACCGGACTCGCCGGCGAAGAGCCCGAGGACACCACGGCCCCGGCCACCGCCGGCACTGAGCCGCCAGTCGCCGAGGACCTGGTCGCGGTGGCGGGCGCGCAGGGCGATCTCACGCAGCTGGGCCAGGGGCTTGTCCGGCAGGACGAGGTCCTCCCAGCCGACGTCGGGCCTGATCCGGCGAGCGTGCCGCTCCAGACCGGACGCGGACTGCTGACGGGCGGCCAGCCGCAGATGCGCGGCGGTCGTGGGGGTGCCGTCGAACGCGGCGAGCTCCTGTGCGGCGCGCGCAGCCCGGCCGATCCGGTCGCCACCGAGGTGGTACGGGGCCACGGTCGCCGCAAGATCGAAC
This genomic interval carries:
- a CDS encoding RICIN domain-containing protein, with protein sequence MSLWTSLEPASATVDPGGSTTVRLRLRNTGDVVDEYLFEPVGDIAPWTTVEPATLRLYPGTTGTVELTFAPPRTPDATAGPNPYAVRITPTEHPEAVTVPEGNLTITPFTEVRAELVPPTVKGRFRGRPRLAIDNVGNTTLTASISGSDNGDELSYDIRPSNVQIQPGRAAFVKTTLKPRDVIWFGSKQQRPYTLAVQRSGAAPLSVDGRYVQRGFLPGWLATLLGILLALTITFLMLWIAYKPQVRSAATEKLQEAGANTLAPPGPSAAGEPSPAPSPPLAPPAEPAPSKAPEGSGGGGGGGGGGGGAAKPPAGEQKPGPQTVNNVLLRLKPAKVCADLPGAGAADRGAPGNTATCNPGTQDNQLWNVELVSKNAGPYGAALFQIRNVKSGHCLDLPGGFGEKPTGTEVDVFGCNGNISGNQLWWLEKKDDDSYWIRNHTSNGRCLDWTGPSTAATSARLRLRINDCRKGEDLWQILNPTQPNWQALRPVP